In the genome of Monodelphis domestica isolate mMonDom1 chromosome 2, mMonDom1.pri, whole genome shotgun sequence, one region contains:
- the LOC100026707 gene encoding nmrA-like family domain-containing protein 1 isoform X2, whose translation MLGNQGGSVARAILEDKNICVRVATRDVTKPAAVALQDLGAEVVKCDLNSKEDVNGILKGAYGAFLVTNFWEGYSKEKEVKQGKTVADASKHLGLEHVVYSGLENVKKLTKGKLEVPHFDGKGEVEEYFWSIGVPMTSVRLSAYFENFLNLWKPVKASDGDYYNLMLPMKDIPLDGVSVADIGPAVASIFRSPEEFLGKAVGLSAEALTVQQYADILSKTLGKVVKDSKITPEAYEKLGFPGAKEMADMMRFYHMRPDRDVQLTHKLNPKVKSFSQFVSENKGVFTDL comes from the exons atgctgg GAAATCAAGGTGGTTCTGTGGCCAGAGCCATTTTGgaagacaaaaatatttgtgtAAGAGTAGCCACTCGGGATGTGACCAAACCTGCTGCTGTGGCCCTACAAGACCTGGGAGCTGAGGTGGTGAAGTGTGACCTGAATAGCAAAGAGGATGTGAATGGCATTCTAAAAGGTGCCTATGGCGCCTTCCTGGTGACCAATTTCTGGGAAGGCTATagcaaagagaaagaagtaaAGCAG GGGAAAACCGTAGCTGATGCCAGTAAACATCTAGGCTTGGAGCATGTGGTATACAGTGGCCTGGAGAATGTAAAGAAGTTGACCAAAGGGAAATTGGAGGTGCCGCACTTTGATGGGAAAGGCGAAGTGGAGGAGTATTTCTGGTCCATTGGAGTTCCCATGACCAGTGTCAGGTTGTCAGCCTACTTTGAAAACTTCCTAAACCTCTGGAAACCTGTGAAGGCATCGGATGGTGACTACTACAACTTGA TGTTGCCTATGAAGGACATCCCCCTGGATGGCGTCTCTGTTGCTGACATTGGACCAGCAGTGGCCAGCATCTTCAGGTCCCCAGAGGAGTTCCTGGGCAAGGCTGTGGGTCTCAGTGCAGAAGCTCTGACAGTTCAGCAGTATGCAGACATCCTCTCCAAGACCTTGGGGAAGGTGGTTAAAGACTCCAAG ATCACCCCAGAAGCTTACGAGAAGCTGGGATTCCCTGGAGCCAAGGAAATGGCTGACATGATGCGTTTCTATCACATGAGGCCAGACAGAGATGTGCAGCTCACCCACAAGCTCAACCCCAAGGTCAAGAGTTTCTCCCAGTTTGTCTCTGAGAACAAAGGTGTCTTCACAGACTTGTAG
- the LOC100026707 gene encoding nmrA-like family domain-containing protein 1 isoform X1 produces the protein MASKKVIVVFGATGNQGGSVARAILEDKNICVRVATRDVTKPAAVALQDLGAEVVKCDLNSKEDVNGILKGAYGAFLVTNFWEGYSKEKEVKQGKTVADASKHLGLEHVVYSGLENVKKLTKGKLEVPHFDGKGEVEEYFWSIGVPMTSVRLSAYFENFLNLWKPVKASDGDYYNLMLPMKDIPLDGVSVADIGPAVASIFRSPEEFLGKAVGLSAEALTVQQYADILSKTLGKVVKDSKITPEAYEKLGFPGAKEMADMMRFYHMRPDRDVQLTHKLNPKVKSFSQFVSENKGVFTDL, from the exons ATGGCAAGCAAGAAAGTCATTGTTGTGTTTGGGGCAACAG GAAATCAAGGTGGTTCTGTGGCCAGAGCCATTTTGgaagacaaaaatatttgtgtAAGAGTAGCCACTCGGGATGTGACCAAACCTGCTGCTGTGGCCCTACAAGACCTGGGAGCTGAGGTGGTGAAGTGTGACCTGAATAGCAAAGAGGATGTGAATGGCATTCTAAAAGGTGCCTATGGCGCCTTCCTGGTGACCAATTTCTGGGAAGGCTATagcaaagagaaagaagtaaAGCAG GGGAAAACCGTAGCTGATGCCAGTAAACATCTAGGCTTGGAGCATGTGGTATACAGTGGCCTGGAGAATGTAAAGAAGTTGACCAAAGGGAAATTGGAGGTGCCGCACTTTGATGGGAAAGGCGAAGTGGAGGAGTATTTCTGGTCCATTGGAGTTCCCATGACCAGTGTCAGGTTGTCAGCCTACTTTGAAAACTTCCTAAACCTCTGGAAACCTGTGAAGGCATCGGATGGTGACTACTACAACTTGA TGTTGCCTATGAAGGACATCCCCCTGGATGGCGTCTCTGTTGCTGACATTGGACCAGCAGTGGCCAGCATCTTCAGGTCCCCAGAGGAGTTCCTGGGCAAGGCTGTGGGTCTCAGTGCAGAAGCTCTGACAGTTCAGCAGTATGCAGACATCCTCTCCAAGACCTTGGGGAAGGTGGTTAAAGACTCCAAG ATCACCCCAGAAGCTTACGAGAAGCTGGGATTCCCTGGAGCCAAGGAAATGGCTGACATGATGCGTTTCTATCACATGAGGCCAGACAGAGATGTGCAGCTCACCCACAAGCTCAACCCCAAGGTCAAGAGTTTCTCCCAGTTTGTCTCTGAGAACAAAGGTGTCTTCACAGACTTGTAG